The following coding sequences lie in one Aspergillus puulaauensis MK2 DNA, chromosome 3, nearly complete sequence genomic window:
- a CDS encoding uncharacterized protein (COG:S;~EggNog:ENOG410PS2H;~InterPro:IPR037652;~PFAM:PF19117;~go_process: GO:0045040 - protein insertion into mitochondrial outer membrane [Evidence IEA];~go_process: GO:0070096 - mitochondrial outer membrane translocase complex assembly [Evidence IEA]): protein MSSSGSASASDSYILPTPTSSTPSPRSRSLSYTSVDSLGDEIASLPSETTSASDLETLSDYSDAEAEWQESIEQLELLLTMVIVPFVGKFLGRKCAYWSWTRFMEWKYPIDGVVEKGSGPRAGSVKSFASL from the exons ATGTCTAGCTCCGgttccgcctccgcctccgacTCCTACatcctcccaaccccaacatcatccacccccTCCCCGCGCTCCCGCAGCCTCAGCTACACCAGCGTAGACTCGCTCGGCGACGAAATCGCATCGCTCCCCTCCGAAACCACATCTGCGTCCGATCTCGAGACGCTCTCTGATTACTCCGATGCTGAGGCCGAGTGGCAGGAGAGCATCGAGCAACTGGAGCTCCTGCTCACGATGGTGATTGTGCCGTTTGTTGGGAAGTTTTTGGGGAGGAAATGTGCTTATTGGA GTTGGACGAGATTCATGGAGTGGAAATACCCGATTGATGGGGTAGTGGAGAAGGGGTCTGGGCCGAGAGCTGGGAGCGTGAAGTCTTTTGCGTCGTTGTGA